One window of the Zea mays cultivar B73 chromosome 3, Zm-B73-REFERENCE-NAM-5.0, whole genome shotgun sequence genome contains the following:
- the LOC100279009 gene encoding uncharacterized protein LOC100279009, translating into MEAPRRPCSSLVLLLRFLAILAAAAFFIVLAVHVEPVQGGRQPNPPPSPEAHPTPQSHCCNRR; encoded by the exons ATGGAGGCGCCTCGCCGTCCCTGCTCCTCGCTGGTACTTCTGCTGCGTTTCTTGGCGATCTTGGCAGCGGCGGCGTTCTTCATCGTTCTCGCCGTGCACGTTGAGCCTGTGCAAG GAGGGAGGCAGCCGAACCCACCGCCATCTCCGGAGGCACATCCAACCCCGCAATCACATTGCTGCAACCGTAGGTGA